Part of the Saccharomyces paradoxus chromosome XI, complete sequence genome, CTCACGTTGAGCACGCAAATCATGCCTCCTCAAAAGGGCGCTCCATAACCTTAAAAAACTGGTGCATAAACATCGCTAAATGAACTGTCCCCTGATTCTTCTTGCTAGTTGCAtatctttcttcattataGTTATTCTTTTCGCATGCAACGCCAAGAGGTTGGTATGTTCCAGTAACCCTACTAAGTATGCTTCACTTGCCTCCTGCAGCGCCATAATCGCCATTGACTGCCAACGTAAATCTTGATCTTTGGTTGTAAACTCATCTGTAACCTCTTTCACTAGCCTTGCAAATggaattttggaaattaaTAAATCTGTAGAACGTTGATATTTTCGAATTTCGTACAGAGCTAATTCACTAGGACTATATCTCTTTTCGACACGCTTCAAGCCCTgctttctttgcttttcccttcttttctGCCTAACGTATCTGTCTAAAGCATACGAATGAGTTCGGGCGGATATTGGTGCCTTGGTTTTCATTCcagcttcttcttcattctcTGTTTCAGTTTCCAGATTACCTGCTTGGTCTTCGTAGtctgtttcaaaatctAGGTCATTTTTTGAGCTCTCATAACgccttctttcttctcttctgGGTAGTAAGTTCTTTCTTGCTCTCGTCCTTTGCAGTAACGATAACGCACGATCGTTAATAGACTGCTGGTCTCCTGCAAGCCTGTTGACATTACTGAGTGATCTTCCACTCGAATCACTTTGAATAGCAGAACTAGCCCATTGCTGTTTACTTGACATGATTTTATTACTAGTTCTCCTTCTATATCCagtctttttttggtttttatAAAGCAATGCTCACTGTTACCAACTTTAATTTTTAACAGATGTTTCTcaaactttattgaagtggttttgtttttgtttttcttttcgattTACTTCCGCGCTTCCGCGATTTCGCGACACGGTGATATCGAGATATACTCCTTCAATGTTCTCGCAATGGAGGACCATTAAACTCCATATTAATAACTGTCGATATCAGCCTCAATTGTCAATCCTTCGTTATTGTGAATGTTAtctttaatattattactacAAATGCAAACTTCGGTAATTTGCCgtttctatatatatatatatatatatatttcccATGTTTAGGTGAATCATTTTGAAACAGTGTTTTCACGTCAGCAATACCAGTTATCAGCCAATCCGATTCATCAGACGTCACCCTATAATCTCATCTATATTTGGCCATTATCTGCAAAGTTTAGGTACGTTCTTACATCTTCTACTGTCTCTCGAGTACCACTATCAGCGGAATTTATGTATGCTTTGAAGTTGAGGATATTACCTGAATGAGCGAGCCTTCTGGACCCAGCATTATTGACTGCACT contains:
- the CSE4 gene encoding centromeric DNA-binding histone H3-like protein CSE4 (Centromere protein that resembles histone H3~similar to YKL049C), which gives rise to MSSKQQWASSAIQSDSSGRSLSNVNRLAGDQQSINDRALSLLQRTRARKNLLPRREERRRYESSKNDLDFETDYEDQAGNLETETENEEEAGMKTKAPISARTHSYALDRYVRQKRREKQRKQGLKRVEKRYSPSELALYEIRKYQRSTDLLISKIPFARLVKEVTDEFTTKDQDLRWQSMAIMALQEASEAYLVGLLEHTNLLALHAKRITIMKKDMQLARRIRGQFI